Proteins from one Natrinema salinisoli genomic window:
- a CDS encoding HVO_0234 family beta-propeller protein: MDSIEEKRVYGDRGGAITAYIASGIGIVRVRVAGDSVGEFGLCERCDARDIAATRDGVAVATDEDVRLLELEDGADADERTDETFVETDFGPAVAVGYDGGELIAAGPDGRVASRPAGADEWTTLEDEVGGPVRAIDGDLVGTDNGVYRVHDGGLDHAGLTDVRDVSAAGVPLAATADGLYKLGNGWMEIREGSFDVVAADPRSEPGQLERAHAVADRVFYEYAATDDEWHESGRSSDRIVGFGYGETVYAITVGGVFRTATDGTWRKRALGVTDVTGLAVPLYAADR; the protein is encoded by the coding sequence ATGGACTCGATCGAAGAGAAACGCGTCTACGGCGATCGCGGCGGGGCGATCACCGCCTACATCGCGAGCGGAATCGGCATCGTCCGCGTCCGCGTGGCCGGCGATTCCGTCGGCGAATTCGGCCTCTGCGAGCGGTGTGACGCGCGAGACATTGCGGCGACCCGCGACGGCGTCGCCGTCGCGACCGACGAGGACGTTCGGCTACTCGAACTCGAGGACGGAGCCGACGCCGACGAACGGACCGACGAGACGTTCGTCGAGACGGACTTCGGCCCGGCGGTCGCGGTCGGCTACGACGGCGGCGAGCTGATCGCGGCCGGCCCGGACGGCCGCGTGGCGTCTCGACCGGCCGGCGCCGACGAGTGGACGACGCTCGAGGACGAGGTCGGTGGACCGGTGCGAGCGATCGACGGCGATCTCGTCGGGACCGACAACGGCGTCTACCGCGTTCACGACGGCGGGCTCGACCACGCCGGGCTGACGGACGTCCGGGACGTCTCGGCCGCCGGCGTCCCGCTCGCCGCCACCGCCGACGGACTCTACAAGCTCGGCAACGGCTGGATGGAGATCCGCGAGGGGTCGTTCGACGTCGTCGCGGCGGATCCGCGTTCGGAACCCGGCCAGCTCGAGCGCGCACACGCGGTCGCGGACCGGGTCTTCTACGAGTACGCCGCGACTGACGACGAGTGGCACGAGAGCGGGCGCTCGAGCGACCGGATCGTCGGCTTCGGCTACGGCGAAACGGTGTACGCCATCACGGTCGGCGGCGTGTTCCGGACGGCGACGGACGGGACGTGGCGAAAACGAGCGCTCGGCGTCACCGACGTAACGGGCCTCGCCGTGCCGCTCTACGCGGCCGACCGCTGA